AACGGTCTTTTCAACCCTGTGTGGGCCAGTCCTCATAGAGGCTCCTCAGGTGAACATGGGTCACATCCACTTGGGGGCTGTGTggatccccacccccacccctcttctcatacctctcccttcttcctggagcCAGGAACTAGGAATAATCTTCTTCTGGGGAATTGAGGGCACGATAGGAGTGAAGTAGGGGCTAAGAATGTATAAACCCAGCAGGGCACCTTTGGCATAAACCAGCCAACTGGAGTAAAGAGAGGTGGTGGCTTTGGCATCTAGTCTTCATGTGTAGTGATTGTCCTGCTCAGCAGTGGCACATGAGGGACATGTTCCCCTTCTGTTTTCACATGTTCTTAtccaataacaacagcaacacaaGGATATcgctaaaggtttgttaattttttcagctCTTCAGGCAAAAGGGTATGGTGACGGTTCCCTTTTGAAGGACATGAATGCCTTCAAATGCAGAACCCCGAGAAATATAATAGGGCTGATCCAAGGAAATGTCAAAGCATTCACAGGCCAGGCCATTGTGAGCACCAACTGGCCTCACTCTCAGATGCAATTCGACAGAGTGTTGAGTTGGTCATCAGCAAATCTTCTGTTGAAGAAACCAGCTTACAAATACCAACAAGattattctaagaaaaatgtACATCTCTTTGTAAAAAGAAAGGGTGCACATAGCttaaaggaagggagaagaaacgTGGGGAGAAAatagggaaagacagagaaacagaaggtgAAGGAAACTGTTTTGCTGGATTTGAGAGACAAGGAATCAGAAAACATGATTATTCATTCTAGAACAGAGCTGGGATAAGGAGTGTGCTGAATGGTGGAGTCAGAATCCAGAGAGAGGGTCTGGTAATAAACTCATCTAACAGGGTGCAGTTTAATCGGAGTAGGCTCCCACAGTGGTCTCTACAGCCCCCTCTAGCTCCACAGTTTGGtttcacacacatatatgtatacacacattaGGCGCCCAAGGGAGACAGAATGAGGAGGCGTTACCAAGGCCCAAACCATAGGAAGAGTGAGTGGCAAATCTTCCCAAAGGTCACCTAAACACCTGCCCCCGGGATGACAACTTTCATCCCATTTCTTTAATTAAAGGGGGGAAAATTCCCTTTCAGGCATTTGGGAGTGTCTCAATAAGTATCAAGTTGGGAGTTGTAATTGTGGAATGAACCAGCGACATGCCCCAGGGGTGATGAGTATGTCAgatttttgggggaggggagtcttGGGCCTCAGTATCCCCATTGGTAAATGGAGTGGTGAACTGGTGACGTTTTACGGCACTTAGAGCTCACATATTCTGCAGTTTTACACATCGTTACTTGCCATTTACCTGCTGGCAGTGTGAGAAGCTGGACACCTCTTTGTCTTTGCAGTGCTGTTGGGGATTTCCAGGTGGATGACAAGACTAAAGCTTTACTCAAGTACACAGGGGAAGTGACCTGGATACCTCCGGCCATCTTTAAGAGCTCGTGCAAGATCGATGTGACCTACTTTCCATTTGATTACCAGAACTGCACCATGAAGTTCGGTTCCTGGTCCTACGACAAGGCGAAAATTGACCTGGTCCTGATCGGCTCCTCCATGAACCTCAAGGACTACTGGGAGAGTGGTGAGTGGGCCATCATCAAAGCCCCAGGCTACAAACACGACATCAAGTACAACTGCTGCGAGGAGATCTACCCGGACATCACATATTCACTGTACATCCGGCGCCTGCCCTTGTTCTATACCATCAACCTCATCATCCCCTGCCTGCTTATCTCCTTCCTGACCGTGCTTGTCTTCTACTTGCCCTCTGACTGTGGTGAGAAGGTGACCCTCTGCATCTCGGTCCTCCTCTCCTTGACTGTGTTTCTCCTGGTGATCACTGAGACAATCCCATCCACCTCGCTGGTAATTCCCCTGATTGGCGAGTACCTCCTGTTCACCATGATTTTTGTAACCTTGTCCATCGTCATCACTGTCTTTGTACTCAACGTGCACTACAGAACCCCGACCACACACACAATGCCCATGTGGGTGAAGACCATATTCTTGAACTTTCTTCCCAGGGTCATGTTCATGACCAGGCCAGCAAGCAATGAGGGCAACACTCAGAAGCCAAGACCCTTCTATAGTGCTGAGCTTTCAAATCTTAATTGCTTCAGCCGCCCAGAGTACAAAGGGTGCAAGGAAGGTTATCCCTGCCAGAATGGGATGTGTGACTACTGTCACCACCACAggataaaaatctcaaatttcaGTGCCAACCTCACAAGAAGCTCCAGTTCTGAATCTCTCAATGCCATGCTGCCCCTCTCTGCTTTGTCACCAGAAATCAAAGAAGCTATCCAAAGTGTCAAGTATATTGCTGAAAATATGAAAGCACAAAATGAAGCCAAAGAGGTAAGGATATGTTTGTTATTacatcaatcattcattcattcaacaaacatttattggttCCTGTGAGGCAAGGCATAGTGGTAGGGATAAGGAATTAGACTCTAGCATCAGCAGCCTGTGTTCAGACCACCTCCTCCATTTACCAGATCTATGTTCTTGGATATGttgcctcacctctctgagcctgtcttctcatctgtaaagtgggatgaTAGGGCTTGTGAGTATCTGGTGCCCTGAAGTTAGCAGTCGGGCCATTAGATACCTGATGCTGAGAGAGGGAAGATCAGGAGATAGGCTAGAAAAGGGCCTGAGGTCAGATTATCTCCAGTTAGTACTGTTAAGCTAaacttagatttttaattttactttctgtgtttttttttttttcccatttaagcATAGTTTACATAAAGTATACACCTCTTAAGTACACAGTTAATTgaatttttacattatatatacacccatgtaaccatGATCCAGGtaaagatagagaacatttccagtGCCCCAGAAAGTTTCCTCATACCCCTTCCCAGTCagtgtctccctccctcttcagTAACCACTGATCCTGCCTTATTTTACATTGATTAGTTTTAcctattcttgaacttcatataaatggaattgcatgGTATAAATGCTTTCatgtttcacttctttccttcaacaAAATATCTTAGAGGTTTATCCTTTTGGtcgtttcttttttattgatgtgtAATATTCTACAATATGACAGTCATTGGACAtttggttatttccagtttgggactattatgaataaaggtgctTCTAAACATTCTTATAtgtgtcttttggtgaacatatatGCTCATTTCCCTTGGATGTgtacctaggagcagaattgctggagaGATTTTTTACTTTAGTGGATACTGTAAGGTTTCCACATGTTGGAACCAATTGACACTTCCCCCTGGCAATgtttgagagttccagttgctgtACATCCTCATTCACATACCACATGTGAAGTGGTAGCTCATTGCTGTTTAATTAGCATTTCCCCGTTGGCTAATgacatatgcttattggccatttggatatcttctttatGAAGTATCTGGTCAAactcttttgcccgttttttttatcttctccaaaAGCTGTATGCTAGACCTAGCATCAACTATTAAGAATAGGGAAGCTTTGCATTAAATAATGACAAGTGTCTGTGGCTGCTCCCTGACCCTTTGTTTACCCCCAAGGTTACCAGAGTCACATTCAATAATTTTATA
The DNA window shown above is from Equus quagga isolate Etosha38 chromosome 2, UCLA_HA_Equagga_1.0, whole genome shotgun sequence and carries:
- the CHRNA3 gene encoding neuronal acetylcholine receptor subunit alpha-3, which encodes MGAHPRGARAPGLWPLPAPPLLLLLLLPVTSASEAEHRLFERLFEDYNEIIRPVANVSDPVIIQFEVSMSQLVKVDEVNQIMETNLWLKQIWNDYKLKWNPSDYDGAEFMRVPAQKIWKPDIVLYNNAVGDFQVDDKTKALLKYTGEVTWIPPAIFKSSCKIDVTYFPFDYQNCTMKFGSWSYDKAKIDLVLIGSSMNLKDYWESGEWAIIKAPGYKHDIKYNCCEEIYPDITYSLYIRRLPLFYTINLIIPCLLISFLTVLVFYLPSDCGEKVTLCISVLLSLTVFLLVITETIPSTSLVIPLIGEYLLFTMIFVTLSIVITVFVLNVHYRTPTTHTMPMWVKTIFLNFLPRVMFMTRPASNEGNTQKPRPFYSAELSNLNCFSRPEYKGCKEGYPCQNGMCDYCHHHRIKISNFSANLTRSSSSESLNAMLPLSALSPEIKEAIQSVKYIAENMKAQNEAKEIQDDWKYVAMVIDRIFLWVFILVCILGTAGLFLQPLMAKDDA